CAGCAGTTCACTGAGCCCTGTTGCCGTGGTCGCCCCAAACGAGGCCAGCAAGTCATCGGAATACAAATCGGCTATCTGTTGTGTTTCCATACGGGCAAGTCTACACTTTTTTCGCCCTTATCGCGTAAGATGAGTCAGTCAGATATCCGTGCAGCTCCCCGCGCACAGTGCCGACACCGTGTACCCGGATCGACCGAAAGACATTCGTATCTCCGGCACTCTACTCCCAGTTGGGGCGCAAGCCACTGAGGATCTCATCACGGTGAGCATCTTCCTTGGCGACGCGCCGCGCATTCTGCGTATCGGAAAGCTCGAATCTCTCTCTCAAGACGAAAAAGAACGCGCGGTGGACGAAGGCATTCTCATGCGTCAGGTGCGCTTCTACGGTGCGGACGACCTGATCCACCGCTTGCAACAGCCGAACCTCGCGGGCAAGCCGATCATCATCGAAGGACGGTTCGATGCCAAAGAACGGAAGTTCTTGGTGAAGTCGGTCAGTCCGTAGGGGCTGCGCATTTCTAGTACTTCGCCTATGGACATATGAGGGGTTGTCATTCCGAGCCGCAATGCAATGGAGGCGAGGAATCTCGTTTTGCTCCTACCCTCTTGAGATTCCTCGTCGCGGAGTTTACCCCGAGCGAAGTCGAGGGGCCTTTCGGAATGACACCCCTTAACATCACCCGGACCGACTCTTAGGACGCCACATGCAGGAGCACGGCACCGTTCACATAGCGGGATAGATTCTCCAGCCACAACTCCGCAACCCGCCGCAAATAGAGCGGCGATGACCAGGCATTATGCGGCGTGAGCAGCAGCCGAGGCGTCTCCCACAAGGTGTCGTCCGCTGGCCATGGCTCGTGCGGCAGCACGTCCAGACATGCCTGACGAATGCGCTTGGCTGCCAACGCCTCGCGCAGTGCGGGCAGATCGACCACCGCACCCCGCGCCACGTTAATCAGCGTCGCCGTCGGCTTCATCAGCGCCAGTTCTTGCGCACCAATCAAGCCGCGTGTCTGCTCAGTCAACGGCACGGCCAACACTACGAAATCCGCCTCCGGTAAAAAGCGCCGGAGGTCGGCCAGCGTTCCCTGGCGATCCACATTGGCCACAGGAACAGACGATTGACGCACGCCCAGCACCTGCATACCGAACGCTTTGGCATAGACGGCCAGTCGCGCTCCGATAGCGCCAAGACCGACGATCAGCACGGTTTTATCGCTCAGGCTCTCCAGCCCCAGCAGTTGCCACTGATGCGCACGTTGTTGCTCGCGAAAATCGCCCAGCCGTTTGGCGGACCTCAGCAGCAGAGCGAAGGCGAACTCCGCCACCTCCACCGCATTGGTG
This DNA window, taken from Deltaproteobacteria bacterium, encodes the following:
- a CDS encoding D-2-hydroxyacid dehydrogenase, yielding MQIAVGHSFYELVQARARTLVPDLEWALVDTQGVWSVPPDDAELLVLAGDTYTNALVERVVQLPRLRWAHTEDAGTDGVFYETMHTRGVTVTHSPGTNAVEVAEFAFALLLRSAKRLGDFREQQRAHQWQLLGLESLSDKTVLIVGLGAIGARLAVYAKAFGMQVLGVRQSSVPVANVDRQGTLADLRRFLPEADFVVLAVPLTEQTRGLIGAQELALMKPTATLINVARGAVVDLPALREALAAKRIRQACLDVLPHEPWPADDTLWETPRLLLTPHNAWSSPLYLRRVAELWLENLSRYVNGAVLLHVAS